The segment ACGAGGGGAATGCCCGTCTCTCCACAACTCTCCCGAAAATCCATATCATAATTACAGGAATCGAAAAAATAATTCCTTCGGTAGATGAAGCGCTTTTACTTTTAAAACTACTTCCCACAAGTGCAACGGGCCAAAAAATTACGAGCTACGTATCATTTATTAACAAACCAAAACAACCAGACGATATTGATGGTCCTAAAAAAATATTTGTGATTTTATTGGATAATGGTAGAAGAAATCTTCTTAAATATCCTGAAACAAGTTCAGCCTTGTATTGCATAAAATGTGGTGCCTGTATGAATATTTGCCCCGTTTATCAAACGGTAGGTGGTCATGCTTACAATTCAGTTTATCCCGGTCCCATCGGTTCAATTCTTACACCTACGATGTCATCTTTTTGTAACGGTAAAGATTTAGCTTACGGTTCATCACTTTGTGGGGCTTGCACTGAAATTTGTCCCGTCAAAATTAATATTCATCACACATTACTCTGGATACGAAGTCAAGCGGTCGAAAATAGTTATACACCGTTTATCGAAAAATTACTTTTCAGAGTATGGCGTAGTGTAATGCAAAATGTAATTTTGTATAATATATTATCAAAGATAATGCAATTTCTGCAACCGCTGATGTTACAAGATGGTTTAAAAATCCGCGAAGCTTCGGCATCCAAAAATATACCGGAACTGGCTGATAAATCATTTCACGAAATTTGGAAAAGTGAATTCTCAAAATAATCTTTAATGATGAATCGAACCGCATCAATAGCACAATTCAAGTCAGAACTCGAAAAAATTAATGGAAAATGTTTCGTTGCTTCGGATTTTGAAGATGCCGCAAAAATAATCTCCTCAATCATTATTAAAAATCTATACAAGTCGGTAGTTGTTAATAATAGTTTACCGATAAAAGAAAGTATGAGCTTGAACAGTTCGATGAATATAAAAACTGTCGAGGAGTTATCCTCCTATGGAGATATTAAAAAAGCACTTGCGGCAACTGATGTAGGTATTAGTTATGCGGAATATCTCGTAGCACAAACAGGTAGTGCGATTCTTGTGTCTAATAGAGATGAACCCCGTTTACTTTCGCTACTACCAGAAGCAAGTATTATTGTATCAAGAGCAACCAATCTCGTTTCTGATTACAGTGTAGCTATGCAATTGTTGAAGGATCGGAATCTATTTGTCGAATCGAATTGCATTACAATAATTTCCGGACCGAGCCGTACTGCGGATATCGAGAAAGTTTTGGTTACGGGTGTTCACGGTCCGAAAAAATTGTATGTTATTATCGTGAATCTTGAAAAAGACTAAAATATTTGATATACTTATGCAACATTTTTTTAAATAATTTAAGAATAGAAAATAGAAAGGACACAAAATTGAAAATTAGTGTGGTCGGAAGCGGATATGTCGGGTTGGTAGCTGGAACCTGCTTTGCTGAAAGTGGCAATGACGTAATTTGCGTTGATAACGATATCAACAAGATTAAAACAATGAAAAAAGGGAAAACACCCATTTACGAACCGGGTTTAGAGGAGTTTTTGAAAAAAAACATACATGAAAAGCGGTTAAAATTTTCTACCGATTTAGAATCAGCGGTTAAAAAAACTGATATCATATTCTTGGCATTGCCAACGCCACAATCGGAAGACGGGTCAGCCGATTTGAAGCACGTGTTAGCAGTAGCAAAAGAAATCGGCAAATACATGAACGACTATAAAGTAATTGTAAACAAAAGCACAGTGCCTGTAGGGACTGCATTCAAAGTCCGGGATATAATTCGGAAGGAAACCGAACATCCATTTGATGTTGTCTCAAATCCGGAATTTTTAAAAGAAGGGGCAGCGATAAATGATTTTTTTAAACCCGACCGTGTTGTAATCGGAACGCTCAGCGAAAAAGCCCGTAAAATTATGGGCGATTTGTACGCTCCATTTGTCCGAACGGGCAAACCGATTATTTTTATGGATGAGTTAAGTTCAGAATTGACTAAATATGCTGCTAATGCTCTGTTAGCTACAAAGGTTACATTCATGAACGAAATTGCAAATATATGCGAGCGTGTTGGCGCCGATGTGAAGAATGTTCGCCTCGGTGTGGGAAGCGACGAGAGGATTGGATATCAGTTCCTTTTTCCCGGAGTTGGCTACGGCGGTTCTTGTTTCCCGAAAGATATTGCTGCACTTGTGAAAACATCTTCCGACTACGGTTATCGTTTTCAAATCCTGAAATCGGTCGAAGGTGTAAATCGCGAGCAGAAAAAACTCATCGTGAAAAAGCTCTTGAAATATTTTAACAATAATATTAAAGGAAAAACAATCGCAGTTTGGGGGCTCTCATTTAAACCGAATACCGACGATATGCGTGAGGCGCCTTCGATTACAATAATTAACGAGTTATTAAAACGGGGTGTGAAAGTTCAAGCCCACGACCCCGTAGCTTTGCACGAAGCTAAACGTATTTTTGGAAACAAAATTAAATATTTTGAAAACAATTACGATGCTCTTAAAAATGCTGAAGCGTTGGTTATCGTTACAGAATGGAACGAATTCCGCAGGCCCGATTTTGATAAAATGAAAAAATTGATGAAACATAATGCGATTTTTGATGGAAGGAATATATACGATCCCGAAGCGATGGTAGAAACAGGTTTCGCATATTATTCAATTGGAAGAAGAGTCATAAATGGCAGATAAAATTGTTTCTGTAGTAACAGGCGGCGCAGGTTTTCTCGGTTCACATTTGTGCGATAAATTACTTTCAGAAGGTCATAAAGTTGTTTGCATTGATAATTTAATTACTGGCGATGTAGCAAATATTTCGCATCTATTCGGTAACGAAAACTTTAATTTCATCAAACACGATGTTACCGAATATATTTTTATTGAGGGAAAGGTCGATAACATACTCCACTTTGCATCTCCCGCAAGCCCAATCGATTATTTGAAACTTCCTATTCAAACTTTGAAAGTAGGTTCACTTGGAACTCATAAAGCCCTCGGACTCGCAAAAGCGAAGAAGGCAAAGTTTTTATTAGCATCCACATCCGAGGTTTATGGCGATCCTTTGATACATCCGCAGACTGAAGAATACTGGGGCAACGTGAATCCAATCGGATTTCGTGGAGTGTATGACGAAGCCAAGCGGTTTGCTGAAGCTTTAACTATGGCTTACCACCGTTATCATGGAGTTGATACTCGCATCGTTCGAATTTTTAATACTTATGGTCCACGCATGCGAATTGAAGATGGCAGGGCAATCCCAGCTTTTATGTCGCAGGCATTGAGAGGGGATGATGTTACCGTCTTTGGCGACGGCTCTCAAACCCGTAGCGTTTGTTATGTGGACGATTTAATTGATGGAATTTATCGCTTGCTTTGTTCTAACGAAATTAATCCGGTAAATATTGGCAATCCCGATGAAGTTACAATGCTTCAACTAGCGCAGGAAATTATCGGAATAACAGAGAGTAAAAGTAAATTAGTTTTTCGAGAGC is part of the Bacteroidota bacterium genome and harbors:
- a CDS encoding UDP-glucose/GDP-mannose dehydrogenase family protein encodes the protein MKISVVGSGYVGLVAGTCFAESGNDVICVDNDINKIKTMKKGKTPIYEPGLEEFLKKNIHEKRLKFSTDLESAVKKTDIIFLALPTPQSEDGSADLKHVLAVAKEIGKYMNDYKVIVNKSTVPVGTAFKVRDIIRKETEHPFDVVSNPEFLKEGAAINDFFKPDRVVIGTLSEKARKIMGDLYAPFVRTGKPIIFMDELSSELTKYAANALLATKVTFMNEIANICERVGADVKNVRLGVGSDERIGYQFLFPGVGYGGSCFPKDIAALVKTSSDYGYRFQILKSVEGVNREQKKLIVKKLLKYFNNNIKGKTIAVWGLSFKPNTDDMREAPSITIINELLKRGVKVQAHDPVALHEAKRIFGNKIKYFENNYDALKNAEALVIVTEWNEFRRPDFDKMKKLMKHNAIFDGRNIYDPEAMVETGFAYYSIGRRVINGR
- a CDS encoding LutB/LldF family L-lactate oxidation iron-sulfur protein, with amino-acid sequence MENISTKYFRENIQRSLLDEKLRWNVKKATDLTLSKRKSVIEDIETWELLREKAYRIRKNAIDNLDYYLELFENKCRGNDVQVIRATDGEDACTIVNTILKSVDAKLVVKSKSMVTEEIHLNEHLEESGVEVVETDLGEYIIQLAGETPSHITAPALHKSREEIGKLFSEKLELPYSSDPTVLTGYARNILREKFLNADAGISGANFLIAETGTIVLVENEGNARLSTTLPKIHIIITGIEKIIPSVDEALLLLKLLPTSATGQKITSYVSFINKPKQPDDIDGPKKIFVILLDNGRRNLLKYPETSSALYCIKCGACMNICPVYQTVGGHAYNSVYPGPIGSILTPTMSSFCNGKDLAYGSSLCGACTEICPVKINIHHTLLWIRSQAVENSYTPFIEKLLFRVWRSVMQNVILYNILSKIMQFLQPLMLQDGLKIREASASKNIPELADKSFHEIWKSEFSK
- a CDS encoding LUD domain-containing protein, producing the protein MMNRTASIAQFKSELEKINGKCFVASDFEDAAKIISSIIIKNLYKSVVVNNSLPIKESMSLNSSMNIKTVEELSSYGDIKKALAATDVGISYAEYLVAQTGSAILVSNRDEPRLLSLLPEASIIVSRATNLVSDYSVAMQLLKDRNLFVESNCITIISGPSRTADIEKVLVTGVHGPKKLYVIIVNLEKD
- a CDS encoding SDR family oxidoreductase; translation: MADKIVSVVTGGAGFLGSHLCDKLLSEGHKVVCIDNLITGDVANISHLFGNENFNFIKHDVTEYIFIEGKVDNILHFASPASPIDYLKLPIQTLKVGSLGTHKALGLAKAKKAKFLLASTSEVYGDPLIHPQTEEYWGNVNPIGFRGVYDEAKRFAEALTMAYHRYHGVDTRIVRIFNTYGPRMRIEDGRAIPAFMSQALRGDDVTVFGDGSQTRSVCYVDDLIDGIYRLLCSNEINPVNIGNPDEVTMLQLAQEIIGITESKSKLVFRELPEDDPKVRQPDITNAKVLLNWEPKVNRSTGLLKTLDYFREKIFPGQKG